One window of Lemur catta isolate mLemCat1 chromosome 3, mLemCat1.pri, whole genome shotgun sequence genomic DNA carries:
- the HENMT1 gene encoding small RNA 2'-O-methyltransferase isoform X1 has translation MEEKNTQCESESEVEIPRVPVITFDPQLYIQRYQFVTDLVDKYQLKKVADLGCGDAVLLRHLKMYPCVQVLVGVDIMREHTLQWIGYNLSPLVADYVMPRDLDLTVTLYQGSVVEKDSRLLGFDLITCIELIEHLNSDDLARFPEVVFGYLSPSMVIISTPNSEFNPLFEVKTVRNSDHKFEWSRKEFQSWALGVAKTYNYSVEFTGVGEPPAGSESVGFCTQIGLFRKNGGKAAELCVSDQPDQHVYNPVYTVKYPSLQQDKYLKKVLSQKVLQEVYKSRATYLLPLKEQEEGKEPPPLSWFTYEPPLSKDEKARVAASPKPFSVEDKFFVPLQRLLAYPRLNQLVGGSEERMRSLLASEVTLSSDGSAVEIVLHDPPDVPYDDDDDDYPDDYPDVPDHPDDPDHDDPHHDPDHHDPDHPGDPDHPPDDCWDL, from the exons TGCGAAAGTGAAAGTGAAGTTGAAATTCCCAGAGTGCCAGTAATTACTTTTGACCCTCAATTATACATACAGCGGTACCAGTTCGTTACAGATTTAGTGGATAAGTATCAACTCAAGAAG GTTGCAGACCTGGGATGTGGTGATGCTGTACTCCtaaggcatttaaaaatgtatccatGCGTTCAAGTGCTTGTTGGAGTAGATATCATGAGAGAGCACACTTTACAATGGATTGG GTATAACCTGAGTCCCTTAGTGGCGGATTATGTGATGCCCCGGGATCTGGATTTGACTGTTACATTGTATCAAGGCTCTGTTGTGGAGAAAGACTCTCGTTTGCTTGGATTCGACTTGATAACGTGTATTGAATT AATAGAACATTTGAATTCAGACGATCTGGCCAGATTTCCTGAAGTGGTATTTGGATACCTGTCTCCATCCATGGTCATCATCAGCACACCAAACTCTGAATTCAATCCCCTATTTGAAGTAAAGACTGTAAGAAATTCAGATCATAAATTCGAGTGGAGTAGGAAGGAATTCCAGAGCTG GGCTTTAGGTGTGGCAAAGACCTATAATTACTCTGTGGAGTTCACTGGTGTGGGAGAACCACCAGCTGGGTCTGAGAGTGTTGGATTCTGTACGCAGATTGGCCTCTTCCGGAAAAACGGGGGAAAGGCAGCCGAGTTATgtgtttcagaccagcctgatcaGCATGTTTATAACCCT GTTTATACAGTCAAATACCCAAGTTTGCAGCAGGATAAGTACCTCAAAAAGGTGCTGTCTCAGAAAGTGTTGCAAGAAGTGTACAAGTCAAGAGCAACATACCTGCTCCCGCTTAAGGAACAGGAGGAGGGCAAGGAACCGCCCCCCCTTAGTTGGTTTACATATGAACCACCCCTCTCAAAAGATGAAAAAGCTAGGGTAGCGGCGTCTCCGAAACCCTTCAGTGTTGAAGATAAGTTCTTTGTGCCCTTGCAAAGGCTCCTTGCTTATCCCCGTTTGAACCAGTTAGTAGGTGGTAGTGAAGAAAGGATGAGGTCACTCCTTGCTTCCGAAGTAACTTTGAGCAGTGATGGTTCTGCAGTGGAGATTGTCCTGCACGATCCACCTGATGTCccttatgatgatgatgatgatgattatccTGATGATTATCCTGACGTTCCCGATCATCCTGACGATCCCGATCATGACGATCCTCATCATGATCCCGATCATCATGATCCCGATCATCCTGGTGATCCTGATCATCCTCCTGATGATTGTTGGGATCTGTGA
- the HENMT1 gene encoding small RNA 2'-O-methyltransferase isoform X2: MEEKNTQVADLGCGDAVLLRHLKMYPCVQVLVGVDIMREHTLQWIGYNLSPLVADYVMPRDLDLTVTLYQGSVVEKDSRLLGFDLITCIELIEHLNSDDLARFPEVVFGYLSPSMVIISTPNSEFNPLFEVKTVRNSDHKFEWSRKEFQSWALGVAKTYNYSVEFTGVGEPPAGSESVGFCTQIGLFRKNGGKAAELCVSDQPDQHVYNPVYTVKYPSLQQDKYLKKVLSQKVLQEVYKSRATYLLPLKEQEEGKEPPPLSWFTYEPPLSKDEKARVAASPKPFSVEDKFFVPLQRLLAYPRLNQLVGGSEERMRSLLASEVTLSSDGSAVEIVLHDPPDVPYDDDDDDYPDDYPDVPDHPDDPDHDDPHHDPDHHDPDHPGDPDHPPDDCWDL; the protein is encoded by the exons GTTGCAGACCTGGGATGTGGTGATGCTGTACTCCtaaggcatttaaaaatgtatccatGCGTTCAAGTGCTTGTTGGAGTAGATATCATGAGAGAGCACACTTTACAATGGATTGG GTATAACCTGAGTCCCTTAGTGGCGGATTATGTGATGCCCCGGGATCTGGATTTGACTGTTACATTGTATCAAGGCTCTGTTGTGGAGAAAGACTCTCGTTTGCTTGGATTCGACTTGATAACGTGTATTGAATT AATAGAACATTTGAATTCAGACGATCTGGCCAGATTTCCTGAAGTGGTATTTGGATACCTGTCTCCATCCATGGTCATCATCAGCACACCAAACTCTGAATTCAATCCCCTATTTGAAGTAAAGACTGTAAGAAATTCAGATCATAAATTCGAGTGGAGTAGGAAGGAATTCCAGAGCTG GGCTTTAGGTGTGGCAAAGACCTATAATTACTCTGTGGAGTTCACTGGTGTGGGAGAACCACCAGCTGGGTCTGAGAGTGTTGGATTCTGTACGCAGATTGGCCTCTTCCGGAAAAACGGGGGAAAGGCAGCCGAGTTATgtgtttcagaccagcctgatcaGCATGTTTATAACCCT GTTTATACAGTCAAATACCCAAGTTTGCAGCAGGATAAGTACCTCAAAAAGGTGCTGTCTCAGAAAGTGTTGCAAGAAGTGTACAAGTCAAGAGCAACATACCTGCTCCCGCTTAAGGAACAGGAGGAGGGCAAGGAACCGCCCCCCCTTAGTTGGTTTACATATGAACCACCCCTCTCAAAAGATGAAAAAGCTAGGGTAGCGGCGTCTCCGAAACCCTTCAGTGTTGAAGATAAGTTCTTTGTGCCCTTGCAAAGGCTCCTTGCTTATCCCCGTTTGAACCAGTTAGTAGGTGGTAGTGAAGAAAGGATGAGGTCACTCCTTGCTTCCGAAGTAACTTTGAGCAGTGATGGTTCTGCAGTGGAGATTGTCCTGCACGATCCACCTGATGTCccttatgatgatgatgatgatgattatccTGATGATTATCCTGACGTTCCCGATCATCCTGACGATCCCGATCATGACGATCCTCATCATGATCCCGATCATCATGATCCCGATCATCCTGGTGATCCTGATCATCCTCCTGATGATTGTTGGGATCTGTGA